The Haladaptatus cibarius D43 genome window below encodes:
- a CDS encoding 3-hydroxyacyl-CoA dehydrogenase family protein, translated as MKVAVLGAGTMGHGIAQVTAMAGHDVILRDIEQDFVDNGIESISANLQGGVERDKVTADEKEVTLDRISGTTDLETAVGDADMVIEAVPEEMDIKRKTFSDVEALVSDDTIIGSNTSSLSLTEIASALDNPSRAVGLHFFNPVHIMKLVEIVVPEQADRETVEFADEFVSDIDKVGVEVRDSPGFASSRLGVSLGVEAIRMVQEDVASPRDIDTAMELGYNHPMGPIELGDVVGLDVRLDILEHLREELGERFRPPQILRQKVRAGKLGKKTGEGFYVWEDGEIVGVSGEYDENEGDDE; from the coding sequence ATGAAGGTAGCAGTACTCGGTGCAGGGACGATGGGGCACGGAATCGCACAGGTCACCGCCATGGCGGGCCACGACGTGATTTTGCGCGATATCGAGCAGGACTTCGTGGACAACGGAATCGAGAGCATTTCCGCAAATCTCCAAGGTGGCGTCGAACGCGACAAAGTGACCGCCGACGAAAAGGAAGTCACCCTCGACAGAATCTCGGGAACTACCGACCTCGAAACCGCGGTCGGCGACGCGGACATGGTCATCGAAGCGGTGCCGGAAGAGATGGACATCAAGCGAAAGACGTTCTCGGACGTGGAGGCGCTCGTCTCCGACGACACGATTATCGGGTCGAACACGTCGTCGCTCTCGCTGACCGAAATCGCCAGCGCGCTTGACAATCCAAGCCGGGCAGTCGGACTTCACTTTTTCAATCCGGTTCACATCATGAAGCTCGTGGAAATCGTCGTTCCGGAGCAAGCAGACCGCGAGACGGTCGAATTCGCCGACGAGTTCGTTTCCGACATCGACAAAGTCGGCGTCGAAGTCCGTGACTCGCCTGGCTTCGCCTCCTCGCGCCTCGGCGTCTCCTTGGGCGTCGAAGCGATTCGAATGGTACAGGAGGATGTCGCCAGTCCCCGAGATATCGACACCGCGATGGAACTCGGCTACAATCACCCGATGGGACCAATCGAACTCGGCGACGTGGTCGGATTGGACGTCCGGTTGGACATTCTGGAACATCTCCGCGAGGAACTCGGCGAGCGATTCCGGCCGCCACAGATTCTCCGCCAGAAAGTTCGCGCCGGAAAACTCGGCAAGAAGACCGGCGAAGGGTTCTACGTGTGGGAGGATGGGGAAATCGTGGGTGTGTCGGGTGAATACGACGAAAATGAAGGTGATGACGAATGA